A genomic region of Phenylobacterium parvum contains the following coding sequences:
- a CDS encoding NupC/NupG family nucleoside CNT transporter — MFRAENAQSLLGLAVIMGLCWALSENRRAFPWRLAGGALLIQLLLVLGLFGLPPLRAVVAALGQGVEALAAATQTGVAFVFGYLAGGEGQPYAVANSGALFVFAFRVLPVILVVCALAALLWHWKILKVLTRGFGFVFEKTMGLRGPPALAVAATIFMGQVEGPIFIRSYLARLSRSELFMLITVGMSCVAGSTMVAYAAILKDFLPNAAAHVITASIISAPAGVLLARILVPRDRVAEQADPLDHGPDKVYESSIDAVIRGASDGLQIALNIGATLIVFVAIAALLNGVLGLLPDVAGAPLTLERILGLIFAPLVWLTGVPAEDARLAGSLLGVKLVLTEFSAFIQLGATPLEAIDPRTRVLMTYALCGFANIASVGMNVAGYSVLVPERRSEVIGMVWKAMFAGFLATCLSAAVVGLLPRELFH; from the coding sequence ATGTTCCGCGCCGAGAACGCCCAGAGCCTTCTGGGCCTGGCCGTCATCATGGGCCTGTGCTGGGCCCTGTCCGAGAACCGCCGCGCCTTTCCCTGGCGGCTGGCGGGCGGCGCCCTCCTGATCCAGCTCCTGCTGGTGCTGGGCCTGTTCGGCCTGCCGCCCCTGCGGGCCGTGGTGGCCGCCCTCGGCCAGGGGGTCGAGGCCCTCGCCGCCGCCACCCAGACCGGCGTGGCCTTCGTCTTCGGCTACCTCGCGGGCGGGGAGGGCCAGCCCTACGCCGTCGCCAATTCCGGCGCCCTCTTCGTCTTCGCCTTCCGGGTCCTGCCGGTCATCCTGGTGGTCTGCGCCCTGGCGGCGCTGCTCTGGCACTGGAAGATCCTCAAGGTCCTCACCCGGGGCTTCGGCTTCGTCTTCGAGAAGACCATGGGCCTGCGCGGCCCGCCCGCCCTGGCCGTCGCCGCCACCATCTTCATGGGCCAGGTCGAGGGGCCGATCTTCATCCGAAGCTACCTCGCCCGGCTGAGCCGCTCCGAGCTCTTCATGCTGATCACCGTCGGCATGAGCTGCGTGGCCGGCTCGACCATGGTGGCCTACGCCGCCATCCTGAAGGATTTCCTGCCCAACGCCGCGGCCCACGTCATCACCGCCTCCATCATCTCGGCGCCGGCGGGGGTGCTCCTCGCCCGGATCCTCGTGCCCCGGGATCGCGTCGCCGAGCAGGCCGATCCCCTCGATCACGGTCCGGACAAGGTCTACGAGAGCAGCATCGATGCGGTGATCCGGGGCGCCTCCGACGGCCTTCAGATCGCCCTCAACATCGGCGCGACCCTGATCGTCTTCGTGGCCATCGCCGCCCTGCTGAACGGGGTCCTCGGCCTCCTGCCCGACGTGGCCGGCGCCCCCCTGACCCTCGAGCGCATCCTGGGACTCATCTTCGCCCCCCTGGTCTGGCTGACCGGTGTTCCCGCCGAGGACGCCCGCCTCGCCGGCTCCCTCCTGGGGGTCAAGCTGGTCCTGACCGAGTTCTCCGCCTTCATACAGCTGGGCGCGACGCCCCTGGAGGCCATCGATCCGCGCACCCGGGTCCTGATGACCTACGCCCTCTGCGGTTTCGCCAACATCGCCTCGGTGGGAATGAACGTGGCCGGCTACTCCGTCCTCGTGCCCGAGCGCCGCTCCGAGGTCATCGGCATGGTCTGGAAGGCCATGTTCGCCGG